A window of the Lactuca sativa cultivar Salinas chromosome 7, Lsat_Salinas_v11, whole genome shotgun sequence genome harbors these coding sequences:
- the LOC111885059 gene encoding helicase and polymerase-containing protein TEBICHI, with protein MKTQRYTLHGHWLQTSTATGRLSMEDPNLQCVEHMVEFKIDSNEKEGDDSDMELYKVNPCYFFIPTQLECGPDDARDKIQSFKRSFPGVASWLKDVVAICHKKGYVETLMGRKRFLAKVKFGNSEEKSKAQRQAVNSICQGSAADIIKAAMITIHVVIGEGVD; from the exons ATGAAGACTCAAAGATATACACTTCATGGACATTGGCTCCAAACTTCAACAGCAACAGGAAGGTTATCCATGGAGGATCCCAATCTTCAG TGTGTCGAGCATATGGTTGAATTCAAGATAGATAGCAATGAAAAAGAAGGCGATGATTCAGACATGGAACTCTACAAAGTAAATCCTTGTTATTTCTTCATTCCAACTCAG CTAGAATGCGGTCCAGATGATGCTAGAGACAAAATTCAGAGTTTCAAAAGATCTTTCCCTGGTGTTGCTTCTTGGCTTAAAGACGTTGTTGCAATCTGCCATAAAAAAGG TTATGTGGAAACTTTGATGGGAAGGAAGCGGTTTTTGGCGAAAGTAAAGTTTGGAAATAGTGAAGAAAAATCAAAAGCTCAGAGACAGGCTGTGAATTCCATTTGTCAG GGATCTGCAGCTGATATAATAAAGGCTGCAATGATAACTATACATGTTGTGATAGGTGAAGGTGTTGACTAG